The segment tttaatatatatattattaatattaaataaacGAATTTATCTAGGTATTAGgttcaatatattatttaccATAAAAAACaggaaatataaataaataataaaacagagaaaattatatattaagaatatatagaaaatatattgaatttttttttttttttttttttttttttatgatataataaataatatatattatttagatataattatttatattatatatataataaatatattattttttcattttgaattttttttttttttttttttttttttttaatccATCGTTTTTATAGAATATAATTAATGCATGGacatttatatgtaaatatttgttatatatgatatatatgaaaaggaacaaaatattatataaataaataaataaataaataaataaatatatatatatatatatatatatagagaagattaaatatattaggatgaaattgttatatatgtatatatgatattttttatatgaaaatataaacatgATGAGcaaaaaaggaaaaaatacataaaaaaaaataagaaatatgcaaatatatataatacattacatatatgcattacatatatagatatatattttatatataatacctttttatgttttttaaaattatttttaaagtATGGATAGATATGGACATAATGTAAGATCAGATATAAAGAAGCAGGGATATGAAGATTCGAATTTACCCATTCTTTGTGAAACGTGTTTAGGAGAAAATCCATATGTTAGAATAATAAGAGAAGAGAATGGGAAAGAATgtaaaatatgtaaaaatgtGTTTACTCATTTTAGATGGAAACCTGGTGAGAATTCAAGATATAAACAAACGGTTATATGTATGAAATGTGCTAAAGTTAAAAATGTATGTCAAACTTGTTTATTTGATTTACAATATAATTTACCTGTACAAGTCAGGGACAAATTTCTTGAAAATAGTATAGTATTACCAGAGAATGAAACAAATCggaatttttttttagagCAGATGGAAAACGATATGTCATcaacatataataaaatgaatcGTATAAATATGGATTTAagtaaattaaaaagacgagatccatattttaaaagaaacATGGCAAGGGTATGTAGTTTCTGGAGGAAAAATTCATGTAATCGTGGAGATGAATGTCCGTATCTTCATAAAGAGATTCATTTAGATAAATCATTATcaaatcaaaatataaagaatagATATACAGGAGAAAATGATATTTTAGCTgagaaaatattattaaaacataatgaaaaaaataatgatgataaaaatatgtctaataaaatatgtatacaaGGTATTAGTGAATCAGTTAGTCAAgcaaatataaaagaatgttttaaaaaatttggAGATATTAAATCTATAAAAGTCATACCAAAAGATTcaaaaatgtttatatcTTATTCTAATTCACAAGCAGCTAAAAAAGCTAgtgataaatataaagatgGTCTTTTACTTAACGGTTGTAATTTGACTGTACATTTACAAGATAATCcaacatataataataaaaatcaaCATCCTgttattaattatatgaataataatatgtatcaaaataatatgtcTCCTCAAATGATGTATAATCCTATGtattatccatattataatatgaataatatgcACCCTAGCAGTGCTCCCTATTCTTCGATGTTACCATCTGAAGCGGAGCAACgcaaataaaaaaaaaaaataataaaataaaataaaataaaataaaaaatatatatatgtatatatttacatatatatatatatatatatatatatatatatatatatatatatttatatttatatatgtatttatttttttttttttttttttttttgtaaataattAACACATCCTCACCCCTTACATATgttttcatattttatactaTGATTCACtttgttttgtttatattttcttttaaaacaaaatttatatttttagttaataaaaaaaaaaaaattaaaacattttaatatatatatatatatatgtagatATTGTATTATTCACCATGATGTATATGATAAATGAAACATGAGTATAATTTCTACATGTttatcttatatatatgatgttattaaaataataatacatataataaaaatataatttacacataaaaaaaaaatttatatatattttaaaattattattactttggttattaaaaaaattagcTATAATCCATCATACATTTAAAAAGTGTACGTATAtgaaaaaaggaaataggacatatgatatatataatatgatataaaaaagaagaaaaaaaaaataaagatagtgacataaaaaatataatttaataaaatagaataaataaaggaattacataatatgtcatatatatatatatatatatatatatttatttatttattcatttatatactCCATATAAGCCTTATGTACATATACCAAATTAACCTACCTCAcattttatcattttatcATTTGATCATTTGATCATTTGATCATAGGAGCTTTATTTGTCTTTTCCTTTGTTCTAAATATTTAACATAGTAATTAATTATTCCAGTAGATCGCCAGATCATGATCcatatacataaatttGATAATCCTATCCACCAATTCCTTTCATGTCtccatttatataattttaaatgatCAGAAGTTATACCCGTGATTAGCTCATTCGCACTATACATATTTCttacattatattttaatttataagattcagttataaatattaaaaaatttaaaaataatattatagatACAATTCTTAAAGGTGTATCACCAATCTTCTTTCTACAAAACGAATAACTAAACGTCACAAGAAATCGTACTTTTAATAAGCAAGAcaaaagtaaaaatatgCCTAAGGGCACAActatcaaatatataaattttaaaaatgtcatttcataaataatgaaataaaatatgaagcAAAAAGGAAATTACGATAAATTATCAgtaatttaatatatatatatatatttaatcTTAAGGATGAAAATTTTGGCTGAATAAACAAGgtttatattaaaaaaaaaaattttatattttttatattatatataattatacaaaaatattatatacctttttaataataaaaaaaaaattattatatatattatttattatatgttaattattatttatttatttatttatttattttttttttatttttttattattatttttttttttttgggtgtaatatttatgacatttttaattttgaAAAANNNNNNNNNNNNNNNNNNNNNNNNNNNNNNNNNNNNNNNNNNNNNNNNNNNNNNNNNNNNNNNNNNNNNNNNNNNNNNNNNNNNNNNNNNNNNNNNNNNNTTTTATGATaattagaaaaataatataagtataaaaatatatatatatatatatatatatatatatagatatatacatatttatatttatttatatatctaaaATTTTCCCCTTTTGAGAATGAAAAAGTTATCCGACTTTTACACGTACTCCAAGGACAAGTCTATATCTgtctttaattttaaaaagaaggaggaagaaaaaaagaaaaaagaagaaacaGGTTggataaaaaaagtatatttGGATTTTGAGAAGACAAAGAATGATACTTATACATATGTGTCTATTAAAACACATCAAATGAAGGATAAATTTATGAAATGGAATTTAAGGTTTTTTAAGGTGAATCATTCAAAGTATGAGCATTTCCCATGGTATAAGAgattatattacataatgaaggattatatttataatatattaaaaataaaggaaGAAGGAATGGACACTTATGGAGGACATATAGGTCcaaatgaaaagaaaatatcTCGATTAACATCAACATTTGAAAATTTTGATTTTAAAAATAGATACGCACAAAAACAGTCTGAAGATTCAAtgatttataaatatagggaaaatttaaagaaagaaaaaatgaatgatAGTTATCTTAGTGAACGTAGTCAGTCCGAGATAACCCGAAGGAATTTGTCGAATGAAATTGTATCAATGAAGGGATGTGAGAGTAAACTGTATGAAgaaatgtattataataataaaaatgatgatgataataaaaacgatgatgataataaaaacgatgatgataataaaaacgatgatgataataaaaacgatgatgatgatgataacaataataatattaataataataataataataataatatcaatTATAAGAATAGATTGAGAAGTTTAATGTCTATTGGGAATACGACCAATGAAAAAGTTTATTCAGAAAATGAATCCAAGGTTACACATAGTAATACTgttgataaaaatgaaaatgatcattttttaaatatagaGAATTCCCcaaaatttaatataaaaaatacatgGGAAAAATTAAGCGGATACATTTcataaatgaatatatacatatatatattatatatattgagatatatttaatttaaaattcCTTAAAAGATCAAAAGCAAAAATAATTTGgtctattttttttttcaaatgttttccacaataatatatatataNNNNNNNNNNNNNNNNNNNNNNNNNNNNNNNNNNNNNNNNNNNNNNNNNNNNNNNNNNNNNNNNNNNNNNNNNNNNNNNNNNNNNNNNNNNNNNNNNNNNCCATGTCTTATTTTTGTTGATGAAAATTCATTAAGTGAAAATTCATCATACAATCCACCATTTGCTGTTATATTTGTTCTTGCGTCATAATAATATCCTTTCTGTCCACTGTTTGATTTCTCATAATTTTCTTTGTCTTTATTTTGTGAATAATTATATCCTCCTTGGTTATAAGCAGCTCCATAATTCTGCCCTACGACACTATTTCTTCCATTTGTATCAGCCATcttgatatatattataataataataaaatgaaaataaaatatataaatatatatatatatatatatatatatatatatttaatgtGATGATAAgattatgataattattaaaagaaaaaggaaGATTTATATCAGTTccttttttcctttttattcaaatcttttatatatagcagtgtatttataatttataaattgGACTTTATAAAAATGGTACACGCAATTCTATAATTNNNNNNNNNNNNNNNNNNNNNNNNNNNNNNNNNNNNNNNNNNNNNNNNNNNNNNNNNNNNNNNNNNNNNNNNNNNNNNNNNNNNNNNNNNNNNNNNNNNNAAAAAGAGCAGcaagaattaaataaatgataatattatatattatatgtttgtacaaatatatatatatatatatatatattatatattgatatatttatatatatacaaatctttgttccttattttttataaaaaatatatatataataaatacataccTTTTTATTCAACTTTTACGCGCTCTTTcttcataatttttcattaattttatattataaataattgtatatttattattaatatattataagaaaaaaaaaaataaaataataaagtaTGCATGcgc is part of the Plasmodium reichenowi strain SY57 chromosome 12, whole genome shotgun sequence genome and harbors:
- a CDS encoding RNA-binding protein, putative, with amino-acid sequence MDRYGHNVRSDIKKQGYEDSNLPILCETCLGENPYVRIIREENGKECKICKNVFTHFRWKPGENSRYKQTVICMKCAKVKNVCQTCLFDLQYNLPVQVRDKFLENSIVLPENETNRNFFLEQMENDMSSTYNKMNRINMDLSKLKRRDPYFKRNMARVCSFWRKNSCNRGDECPYLHKEIHLDKSLSNQNIKNRYTGENDILAEKILLKHNEKNNDDKNMSNKICIQGISESVSQANIKECFKKFGDIKSIKVIPKDSKMFISYSNSQAAKKASDKYKDGLLLNGCNLTVHLQDNPTYNNKNQHPVINYMNNNMYQNNMSPQMMYNPMYYPYYNMNNMHPSSAPYSSMLPSEAEQRK
- a CDS encoding putative membrane protein (conserved Plasmodium membrane protein, unknown function): MTFLKFIYLIVVPLGIFLLLSCLLKVRFLVTFSYSFCRKKIGDTPLRIVSIILFLNFLIFITESYKLKYNVRNMYSANELITGITSDHLKLYKWRHERNWWIGLSNLCIWIMIWRSTGIINYYVKYLEQRKRQIKLL
- a CDS encoding hypothetical protein (conserved Plasmodium protein, unknown function), with the translated sequence MKKLSDFYTYSKDKSISVFNFKKKEEEKKKKEETGWIKKVYLDFEKTKNDTYTYVSIKTHQMKDKFMKWNLRFFKVNHSKYEHFPWYKRLYYIMKDYIYNILKIKEEGMDTYGGHIGPNEKKISRLTSTFENFDFKNRYAQKQSEDSMIYKYRENLKKEKMNDSYLSERSQSEITRRNLSNEIVSMKGCESKLYEEMYYNNKNDDDNKNDDDNKNDDDNKNDDDNKNDDDDDNNNNINNNNNNNNINYKNRLRSLMSIGNTTNEKVYSENESKVTHSNTVDKNENDHFLNIENSPKFNIKNTWEKLSGYIS
- a CDS encoding bax inhibitor 1, putative — protein: MADTNGRNSVVGQNYGAAYNQGGYNYSQNKDKENYEKSNSGQKGYYYDARTNITANGGLYDEFSLNEFSSTKIRHG